In Arthrobacter sp. SLBN-112, a genomic segment contains:
- the coaA gene encoding type I pantothenate kinase, which translates to MCRARGRIFSVTSQRNEANGEGASPFVELDRHTWSRLAAQMEQPLNEEDVLRLRGLGDPLDINEVRDVYLPLSRLLHLYVEAAGQLHAATTTFLGEQTQRTPFVIGVAGSVAVGKSTIARVLREMLRRWPGTPNVELITTDGFLYPLAELKRRQLLDRKGFPESYDRRALLRFVSEIKGGAEEVRAPWYSHVTYDIVPEKEVVVRRPDVLIVEGLNVLAPARPRHDGRQGLALSDFFDFSIYVDAKTSYIEEWYVDRFRKLRSTAFAQPESYFHRYATLSDEEAESTARDIWKRINEPNLEENVLPTRGRAQLVLTKEADHSIRRMLLRKV; encoded by the coding sequence ATGTGCCGGGCGCGGGGCAGAATCTTTAGCGTGACTTCGCAACGCAATGAAGCGAACGGGGAGGGTGCCTCGCCGTTCGTGGAGCTGGACCGGCATACCTGGTCCCGCCTCGCAGCCCAGATGGAACAGCCCCTTAATGAAGAGGATGTGCTGCGCCTTCGCGGGCTCGGTGATCCCTTGGACATCAACGAGGTCAGGGATGTCTACCTGCCCCTGTCACGGCTCCTGCACCTGTATGTGGAGGCAGCCGGCCAGCTGCACGCAGCCACCACCACGTTCCTGGGTGAACAGACCCAGCGCACCCCCTTTGTCATCGGCGTGGCCGGGTCCGTTGCGGTGGGCAAGTCGACGATCGCCCGCGTGCTGCGCGAGATGTTGCGCCGCTGGCCAGGTACCCCCAACGTGGAACTGATTACCACCGACGGTTTCCTGTATCCCCTGGCCGAGCTCAAGCGCCGGCAGCTGCTGGACCGGAAGGGGTTCCCCGAGTCCTACGACCGCCGGGCGCTCCTGCGCTTCGTAAGCGAAATCAAGGGCGGCGCCGAGGAAGTACGGGCACCCTGGTACTCCCACGTCACCTACGACATCGTGCCGGAAAAGGAAGTGGTGGTACGCCGGCCGGACGTGCTGATTGTGGAGGGGCTGAACGTGCTGGCCCCTGCCCGGCCACGGCATGACGGACGCCAGGGGCTGGCGCTGAGCGACTTCTTCGACTTTTCCATCTACGTCGACGCCAAGACTTCCTACATCGAGGAGTGGTACGTGGACCGGTTCCGGAAACTGAGGAGCACGGCGTTCGCGCAGCCGGAGTCCTACTTCCACCGTTACGCCACCCTGTCCGATGAGGAAGCCGAGAGCACCGCGCGCGACATCTGGAAGCGGATCAATGAGCCCAACCTGGAAGAGAACGTCCTGCCCACCAGGGGGCGGGCGCAGTTGGTGCTGACCAAAGAGGCAGACCATTCCATCCGCCGCATGCTGCTGCGGAAGGTCTAG
- the glmS gene encoding glutamine--fructose-6-phosphate transaminase (isomerizing): MCGIVGYVGRSTDGAINGHSALDVVLEGLRRLEYRGYDSAGVAVVSDGAIESRKKSGKLSNLINELEARPLPETMTGIGHTRWATHGGPTDRNAHPHLADGGKLAVIHNGIIENFAELKLELLEKGVTFLSETDTEVAAALLADILRNQLGGDTANGGLTRAMELACQRLEGAFTLLAVHADQPDVVVAARRNSPLVVGLGDGENFLGSDVSGFIDYTRRAVELGQDQIVTITADTVEITDFYGNPAQGKEYHVDWDPASAEKGGFSSFMEKEINDQPDAVAQTLLGRSDIKGKLTLDELRIDPELLKQVNKIIVLACGTAAYAGMVAKYAIENWCRIPTEVELAHEFRYRDPILDENTLVVSISQSGETMDTLMAVRYAREQGAKTISICNTNGSTIPRESDAVLYTHAGPEIAVASTKAFLAQITAAYLLGLYLAQLRGNIFSGQIKDVLADLNKIPAKIQTILDNSEPLRELARSMANEKSVLFLGRHVGYPVALEGALKLKEIAYIHAEGFAAGELKHGPIALIDEGQPVFVVVPSPRGRDSLHAKVVSNIQEVRARGARTLVIAEEGDEAVKAYAEYVFYVPETPTLLMPLLTTVPLQIFAAELAAAKGYDVDQPRNLAKSVTVE, encoded by the coding sequence ATGTGTGGAATTGTGGGTTACGTAGGCCGTTCGACCGACGGTGCAATTAACGGTCACAGCGCGTTGGACGTTGTCCTTGAGGGGCTGCGCCGCCTGGAGTACCGCGGGTACGACTCTGCCGGGGTGGCCGTGGTGTCTGACGGCGCCATCGAGTCGCGGAAGAAGTCCGGGAAGCTGAGCAATCTGATCAATGAGCTGGAGGCCCGGCCGCTGCCCGAAACGATGACCGGCATCGGGCACACCCGCTGGGCCACGCACGGCGGCCCCACGGACCGCAACGCGCACCCGCATCTGGCTGACGGTGGCAAGCTGGCCGTGATCCACAACGGCATCATCGAAAACTTCGCCGAGCTCAAGCTTGAGCTGCTGGAGAAGGGCGTCACCTTCCTGTCCGAAACGGACACCGAGGTCGCTGCCGCGCTGCTGGCGGACATCCTGCGGAACCAGTTGGGCGGCGACACCGCCAACGGTGGCCTGACCCGTGCCATGGAGCTGGCGTGCCAGCGGCTTGAGGGCGCCTTCACCCTGCTGGCCGTGCACGCGGACCAGCCCGACGTCGTCGTGGCCGCCCGCCGCAACTCACCGCTGGTGGTGGGCCTGGGCGACGGTGAGAACTTCCTGGGCTCGGACGTGTCCGGGTTCATCGACTACACCCGCCGGGCGGTAGAGCTGGGCCAGGACCAGATCGTGACCATCACCGCGGACACCGTGGAAATCACCGATTTTTACGGCAACCCGGCCCAGGGCAAGGAATACCACGTTGACTGGGATCCGGCCTCGGCGGAAAAGGGCGGCTTCTCCTCCTTCATGGAGAAGGAAATCAACGACCAGCCCGACGCCGTGGCCCAGACCCTGCTGGGACGCTCGGACATCAAGGGCAAGCTGACCCTGGACGAGCTCCGGATCGATCCCGAACTGCTGAAGCAGGTCAACAAGATCATCGTGCTGGCCTGCGGCACCGCCGCCTACGCGGGCATGGTGGCCAAGTACGCCATCGAGAACTGGTGCCGGATCCCCACCGAAGTGGAACTCGCACACGAGTTCCGCTACCGCGACCCGATCCTGGACGAGAACACCCTGGTGGTGTCCATCAGCCAGTCCGGCGAAACCATGGACACCCTGATGGCCGTCCGATACGCCCGCGAACAGGGCGCCAAAACCATCTCCATCTGCAACACCAACGGCTCCACCATCCCGCGTGAATCCGACGCCGTGCTGTACACGCACGCCGGCCCGGAAATCGCCGTCGCCTCCACCAAGGCGTTCCTTGCCCAGATCACCGCCGCGTACCTGCTGGGCCTGTACCTGGCGCAGCTGCGCGGCAACATCTTCTCCGGCCAAATCAAGGACGTCCTGGCGGACCTGAACAAGATCCCCGCCAAGATCCAGACCATCCTGGACAACTCGGAGCCGTTGCGTGAACTGGCCCGCAGTATGGCCAACGAGAAGTCCGTGCTGTTCCTTGGCCGCCACGTGGGCTACCCCGTGGCGCTCGAAGGCGCGCTGAAGCTCAAGGAAATCGCGTACATCCACGCCGAGGGCTTCGCCGCCGGTGAGCTCAAGCACGGCCCCATCGCCCTGATCGATGAAGGCCAGCCGGTGTTCGTGGTGGTCCCGTCCCCGCGCGGACGCGACTCACTGCACGCCAAGGTGGTCTCCAACATCCAGGAAGTCCGCGCCCGCGGGGCCCGCACCCTGGTCATCGCCGAGGAAGGCGACGAAGCCGTCAAGGCCTACGCCGAGTACGTCTTCTACGTACCGGAGACCCCCACATTGCTCATGCCGCTGCTGACCACGGTGCCGCTGCAGATCTTCGCCGCGGAGCTGGCAGCAGCCAAGGGGTACGACGTGGATCAGCCCCGCAACCTGGCCAAGAGCGTCACAGTCGAATAA
- a CDS encoding holo-ACP synthase has translation MIVGIGVDVVDIERFGRQLERTPGLRDRLFVPAERELNTRSLAARFAAKEAVAKVLGAPAGMNWQDCWIGLDHNGPTVQVKGTVLAVAEAKGVKRWHLSISHDGGIATATVLAEG, from the coding sequence ATGATCGTAGGCATTGGGGTAGACGTAGTAGACATCGAGCGATTCGGCCGCCAACTGGAGCGCACACCCGGCCTGAGGGACCGGCTGTTCGTCCCTGCGGAGCGGGAACTGAACACCCGGTCCCTGGCTGCCCGCTTTGCGGCGAAGGAAGCCGTGGCTAAGGTCCTTGGGGCGCCTGCCGGCATGAACTGGCAGGACTGCTGGATCGGCCTCGACCACAACGGCCCCACCGTCCAGGTCAAGGGAACCGTCCTGGCGGTTGCCGAGGCCAAAGGCGTCAAGCGCTGGCACCTGTCCATCAGCCACGACGGCGGCATCGCCACGGCAACGGTCCTGGCCGAAGGCTGA
- a CDS encoding NAD(P)H-hydrate epimerase gives MITAYTGTQVRAAEEPLLAAGLGDTLMQRAAHGLASAVVQELQSRGTRLYGASVVVLAGKGNNGGDGLYAASFLAARGMRTTTVLTGDSAHPGGLDAFERAGGRVLRLTGASLQELSAQAVRADVVIDAVLGTGAKGGLRGLAGDYVRALERARAAEGGHGFVVACDLPSGVDADTGEAALPVLPADLTVTFGGAKTGLLADPGADYAGRVVVVPIGIEEHLPEPVLRRLEDADMAGLLPHPARRAQKYSRGVLGVVAGSEDYPGAAVLACRGALAAGVGMVRYLGPPEVAHLVRQSCPEVVCSTGSVSGNRVQAWLVGSGMGPQDHEQLARARDALTSGLPVVADAGALPALPDTLAPHVVLTPHAGELASLFQRLGGGEDREAVEAGTLAAARHAADRTGATVLLKGATTLVAAPSGATFSQADGTPWLATAGSGDVLAGVIGALLAQAGSVVEPFRELGLDDDGRWAALAALGAALHGRAGRSASEAAAGGPITAGRIADAIPESWGKVSMLSKYGARKRNSHSQPLR, from the coding sequence ATGATCACTGCCTACACAGGAACGCAGGTCCGCGCAGCCGAGGAACCACTCCTGGCCGCCGGCCTGGGGGACACGCTCATGCAGCGCGCCGCGCACGGCCTGGCAAGCGCCGTCGTCCAGGAACTCCAATCACGCGGCACACGCCTGTACGGGGCCAGTGTGGTGGTGCTGGCCGGCAAGGGGAACAACGGCGGCGACGGCCTCTACGCCGCCTCCTTCCTCGCTGCCCGCGGAATGCGGACGACGACGGTGCTCACCGGCGATTCCGCCCATCCGGGCGGCCTGGACGCGTTCGAGCGGGCTGGGGGACGGGTGCTCCGGCTGACCGGGGCATCGCTTCAGGAACTGTCGGCCCAAGCCGTCCGGGCCGACGTCGTGATTGACGCCGTGCTGGGAACCGGGGCTAAAGGCGGCCTGCGGGGACTTGCCGGAGACTACGTGCGTGCCCTCGAAAGGGCGCGTGCGGCCGAAGGCGGCCACGGCTTCGTGGTGGCATGCGACCTCCCCAGCGGTGTCGACGCGGACACCGGAGAGGCCGCCCTGCCCGTGTTGCCGGCGGACCTGACCGTCACGTTCGGGGGAGCGAAGACCGGCCTGCTGGCCGATCCCGGCGCCGACTATGCCGGCCGCGTGGTGGTGGTGCCGATCGGGATCGAAGAACACTTGCCCGAGCCGGTGCTGCGAAGGCTTGAAGATGCCGACATGGCTGGACTTTTGCCGCACCCCGCACGGCGTGCGCAAAAGTACTCACGGGGCGTGCTCGGCGTGGTGGCAGGGTCCGAGGATTACCCCGGCGCCGCCGTCCTCGCGTGCCGGGGCGCGCTGGCCGCGGGAGTGGGCATGGTCCGGTACCTCGGCCCGCCGGAAGTGGCCCATTTGGTCCGCCAATCGTGCCCCGAGGTGGTTTGCAGCACGGGAAGCGTGTCCGGGAACCGCGTCCAGGCTTGGCTGGTGGGCTCCGGCATGGGACCGCAGGACCACGAACAACTGGCCCGCGCGCGGGACGCCCTTACCTCCGGGCTGCCGGTAGTAGCCGACGCCGGCGCGCTGCCGGCCCTTCCGGACACGCTCGCACCGCACGTGGTGCTGACCCCGCACGCCGGAGAGCTCGCGTCGCTGTTCCAGCGCCTGGGCGGCGGGGAGGACCGGGAAGCGGTCGAAGCGGGCACCCTCGCCGCCGCCCGCCACGCGGCCGACCGAACCGGGGCCACCGTCCTGCTCAAGGGGGCCACCACGCTTGTGGCCGCACCATCAGGCGCCACCTTCAGCCAGGCCGACGGCACCCCCTGGCTCGCCACGGCCGGGAGCGGGGACGTCCTGGCCGGCGTCATTGGGGCGCTGCTGGCCCAGGCGGGGTCCGTCGTCGAGCCTTTCCGGGAGCTTGGCCTTGACGACGACGGCCGCTGGGCCGCGCTGGCCGCGCTGGGAGCCGCTCTCCATGGCCGGGCGGGCAGGTCGGCGTCGGAAGCGGCGGCAGGCGGACCCATCACGGCGGGCCGCATCGCGGATGCCATACCCGAAAGTTGGGGTAAAGTCAGCATGCTTAGTAAATATGGAGCCCGGAAACGTAATAGTCACAGCCAACCACTACGGTAG
- the glgX gene encoding glycogen debranching protein GlgX: protein MEVWPGTAYPLGATFDGTGTNFALFSERAERVELCLLADDLTETKIELTEVDGYVWHCYLPHIQPGQKYGYRVHGPYDPASGNRFNPNKLLMDPYAKAIQGQIDWDPALFSYNFGDPDSRNDADSAPHTMHGVVINPFFEWDGDRQLKIPYHESVIYEAHVKGLTELHPEIPEEQRGTYAGVAHPAVIEHLKKLGATAIELMPVHQFVNDGTLVDKGLSNYWGYNTIGFFAPQNTYSATGDVGHQVQEFKAMVRDLHRAGIEVILDVVYNHTAEGNHLGPTLSFKGIDNQAYYRLVDNDLKHYMDYTGTGNSLNVRHPHSLQLLMDSLRYWVTEMHVDGFRFDLASTLAREFYDVDKLSTFFELIQQDPIVSQVKLIAEPWDVGPGGYQVGNFPPQWTEWNGKYRDTVRDFWRGEPSTLGEFASRLTGSADLYESSARRPVASINFVTAHDGFTMRDLVSYNEKHNEANGEGNNDGESHNRSWNCGVEGDTDDDKVLTLRARQQRNFIATLLLSQGVPMLLHGDELGRTQQGNNNTYCQDSELSWIHWEAMDQPLVEFTAFVNKLRHDHPTFRRSRFFDGRPVVRGEGEKLPDIVWLKTDGTEMRPEDWGSGFGRTIGVFYNGDGIQEQDSRGRRITDDSFIMAFNAHDGDVDFCLPNEEYSQYWEVLIDTAAQADAYKPLKAGATLTLDAKSMVVLRAYSGPEAEVDTSAAASLASRAEHEEAQEEMVEAQTKAAEASEARATEAADAAEAADKKASGSSATKATETSATKATDA, encoded by the coding sequence ATGGAAGTCTGGCCTGGAACTGCCTATCCGCTGGGAGCGACCTTTGATGGCACCGGCACCAATTTCGCCCTGTTCAGCGAGCGGGCCGAACGGGTCGAACTCTGCCTCCTGGCCGATGACCTGACCGAGACCAAGATCGAACTGACCGAGGTGGACGGCTACGTGTGGCACTGCTACCTGCCGCACATCCAGCCCGGCCAGAAGTACGGCTACCGCGTACACGGACCGTACGACCCCGCCAGCGGCAACCGTTTCAACCCGAACAAGCTGCTGATGGACCCCTACGCCAAGGCCATCCAGGGCCAGATCGACTGGGACCCGGCCCTGTTCTCGTACAACTTCGGCGATCCCGATTCCCGCAACGACGCCGACTCCGCCCCGCACACCATGCACGGCGTGGTCATCAACCCCTTCTTTGAGTGGGACGGCGACCGCCAGCTGAAGATCCCGTACCACGAGTCCGTCATCTACGAAGCCCACGTCAAAGGCCTCACCGAGCTACACCCGGAGATCCCCGAAGAGCAGCGCGGCACCTATGCCGGCGTCGCCCACCCGGCCGTCATTGAACACCTGAAAAAACTCGGTGCGACCGCCATCGAGCTCATGCCCGTCCACCAGTTCGTCAACGACGGCACCCTCGTGGACAAAGGCCTCAGCAACTACTGGGGCTACAACACCATCGGCTTCTTCGCCCCTCAGAACACCTACAGCGCCACCGGCGACGTGGGGCACCAGGTGCAGGAATTCAAGGCCATGGTCCGCGACCTCCACCGGGCCGGCATCGAGGTCATCCTCGACGTCGTCTACAACCACACCGCCGAAGGCAACCACCTGGGCCCCACGCTGTCCTTCAAGGGCATCGACAACCAGGCCTACTACCGCCTGGTGGACAACGACCTCAAGCACTACATGGACTACACCGGCACGGGTAACTCGCTCAACGTCCGGCACCCGCACTCCCTGCAACTGCTCATGGACTCCCTGCGCTACTGGGTCACCGAAATGCACGTGGACGGCTTCCGCTTCGACCTCGCCTCCACCCTGGCCCGCGAGTTCTACGACGTCGACAAGCTCTCAACCTTCTTCGAACTGATCCAGCAGGATCCGATCGTTTCCCAGGTCAAGCTGATCGCCGAACCGTGGGACGTGGGCCCCGGCGGCTACCAGGTGGGCAACTTCCCGCCGCAGTGGACGGAATGGAACGGCAAGTACCGCGACACCGTCCGCGACTTCTGGCGTGGCGAGCCCTCCACCCTTGGCGAGTTCGCCTCCCGGCTTACCGGCTCCGCCGACCTCTACGAAAGCTCCGCCCGCCGACCCGTGGCCTCGATCAACTTTGTCACCGCCCACGACGGCTTCACCATGCGCGACCTCGTCTCCTACAACGAGAAGCACAACGAGGCCAACGGCGAAGGGAACAACGACGGCGAATCGCACAACCGTTCCTGGAACTGCGGCGTTGAAGGCGACACGGACGACGACAAGGTCCTGACCCTGCGCGCCCGCCAGCAGCGGAACTTCATCGCCACGCTGCTGCTCTCCCAGGGCGTGCCCATGCTGCTGCACGGCGACGAGCTGGGCCGCACCCAGCAGGGCAACAACAACACCTACTGTCAGGACTCCGAGCTCAGCTGGATCCACTGGGAAGCCATGGACCAGCCGCTGGTGGAGTTCACGGCCTTCGTCAACAAGCTCCGGCACGATCACCCGACGTTCCGCCGCAGCCGCTTCTTCGACGGCCGGCCCGTGGTACGTGGCGAGGGCGAAAAGCTGCCGGACATCGTCTGGTTGAAGACTGACGGCACCGAGATGCGGCCCGAGGACTGGGGAAGCGGCTTCGGCCGGACCATCGGCGTGTTCTACAACGGCGACGGCATCCAGGAACAGGACTCACGTGGCCGCCGGATCACGGACGACAGCTTCATCATGGCCTTCAATGCCCACGACGGCGACGTGGACTTCTGCCTTCCCAACGAGGAGTACTCCCAGTACTGGGAGGTCCTGATCGACACTGCGGCGCAGGCGGACGCCTACAAACCGCTCAAAGCCGGTGCAACACTGACGCTGGACGCGAAGTCCATGGTGGTGTTGCGTGCCTACTCCGGTCCCGAGGCTGAGGTGGACACGTCCGCCGCCGCTTCCCTGGCATCCAGGGCAGAGCACGAGGAGGCCCAGGAGGAGATGGTGGAAGCCCAGACCAAGGCAGCGGAAGCGAGCGAGGCACGGGCAACCGAAGCCGCCGACGCTGCCGAAGCGGCTGACAAAAAGGCAAGCGGATCGAGTGCCACAAAGGCAACCGAAACGAGTGCCACAAAGGCAACCGACGCATGA
- the treY gene encoding malto-oligosyltrehalose synthase has product MRTPTSTYRLQIRSSFTLFDAAEKVPYLKDLGVDWVYLSPILTAEQGSDHGYDVTDPSTVDPERGGPEGLLALSKAAREHGMGVLVDIVPNHVGVASPPQNPWWWSLLKEGRESPYAEAFDVDWDLGGGKVRLPILGSDSDLDKLEVKDGELRYYDHRFPLAEGTYADGDSPQDVHARQHYQLMDWRRADSELNYRRFFAVTTLAGIRVEVPSVFEQAHAEVGRWFTEGLVDGLRVDHPDGLADPAGYLRWLKDLSGGAYVLVEKILEPGEVLPQEFACEGTTGYDALADVDRVFVDPAGQQALDSLDAVLRGTTEPADYAAMIRGTKRMIADGILRSEVLRLARLVPESHGLTVDQAADAIAEIIASFPVYRSYLPVGADVLKEACESAAAHRPDLDVAVGTLLPLLLDPANPIAVRFQQTSGMVMAKGVEDTAFYRYTRLGTLTEVGAEPTEFAVAPEEFHRRMQRRQQDLPLSMTTLSTHDTKRSEDARARISVIAELPQEWAETLETLRGLAPIPDGPYENLLWQAIVGAWPASRERLQGYAEKAAREAGNSTTWTDPNEAFEAKVKAAVDAVFNDAAVAKVVGDFVARIDAYASSNSVSAKLVQLTMPGVPDVYQGSEFWERSLTDPDNRRPVDFTAREAALAKLDAGTLPDAGTEASKLLVTSRALRLRRDRPELFQGYAPVPATGPAAGHLLAFTRGTDVASGALTLATRFPAGLEVGGGWRDTAVDLSTAMRDELTGEGYGPGPVAVADLLGTYPVALLAPVDGEMP; this is encoded by the coding sequence ATGAGGACGCCAACTTCCACCTACCGGCTCCAAATCCGGAGCAGCTTCACACTCTTCGACGCTGCAGAGAAGGTCCCGTACCTGAAGGACCTCGGCGTGGACTGGGTGTACCTGTCTCCCATCCTCACCGCGGAGCAGGGCTCGGACCACGGCTATGACGTGACCGATCCTTCCACCGTCGATCCTGAGCGGGGCGGCCCCGAAGGCCTCCTGGCGCTCTCCAAGGCGGCCCGCGAGCATGGCATGGGCGTGCTGGTGGACATCGTGCCCAACCATGTGGGCGTGGCCTCCCCGCCGCAAAACCCGTGGTGGTGGTCACTGCTGAAGGAGGGCCGCGAGTCCCCTTACGCCGAGGCGTTCGACGTCGACTGGGACCTGGGCGGTGGAAAGGTCCGGCTTCCCATCCTGGGCTCGGACTCCGACCTGGACAAGCTGGAGGTCAAGGACGGCGAACTCCGCTACTACGACCACCGCTTTCCCCTTGCCGAAGGCACGTACGCCGACGGGGATTCCCCGCAGGACGTCCACGCCCGCCAGCACTACCAGCTGATGGACTGGCGGCGTGCCGATTCCGAGCTGAACTACCGCCGCTTCTTCGCGGTGACCACCCTCGCCGGGATCCGGGTCGAAGTGCCGTCCGTCTTCGAACAGGCGCATGCCGAGGTGGGCCGCTGGTTCACCGAGGGCCTCGTGGACGGGCTCCGGGTGGACCATCCCGACGGCCTCGCAGATCCTGCCGGCTACCTCCGCTGGCTCAAGGACCTCAGCGGCGGCGCCTATGTCCTGGTGGAAAAGATCCTCGAACCCGGCGAAGTGCTGCCGCAGGAGTTCGCCTGCGAGGGCACCACCGGATACGACGCGCTGGCCGACGTGGACCGGGTCTTCGTGGACCCGGCGGGGCAACAGGCTCTGGATTCCCTGGACGCTGTGCTGCGTGGAACCACGGAACCGGCAGACTATGCCGCCATGATCCGCGGCACCAAGCGCATGATTGCCGACGGCATCCTGCGTTCGGAGGTGCTGCGGCTGGCCCGGCTGGTTCCCGAGTCCCACGGTCTCACCGTGGACCAGGCAGCCGACGCCATCGCCGAGATCATCGCGTCCTTCCCGGTATACCGGTCCTACCTGCCGGTCGGCGCCGACGTCCTCAAGGAAGCCTGCGAATCCGCCGCGGCGCACCGGCCGGACCTGGACGTGGCGGTGGGCACGCTCCTGCCGCTGCTCCTGGACCCTGCCAACCCCATCGCCGTCCGGTTCCAGCAGACCTCGGGCATGGTCATGGCCAAGGGCGTGGAGGATACCGCGTTCTACCGCTACACCCGGCTGGGCACCCTGACCGAGGTGGGCGCCGAACCCACCGAATTCGCCGTGGCGCCGGAGGAATTCCACCGGCGGATGCAGCGGCGCCAGCAGGACCTGCCGCTGTCCATGACCACCCTGTCCACCCACGACACCAAGCGCAGCGAGGACGCCCGGGCACGGATCTCGGTCATCGCCGAGCTGCCGCAGGAATGGGCGGAAACTTTGGAGACGCTCCGCGGGCTGGCGCCCATCCCGGACGGGCCGTACGAGAACCTGCTCTGGCAGGCGATCGTCGGGGCCTGGCCCGCCAGCCGGGAACGGCTCCAGGGTTATGCCGAGAAGGCGGCACGGGAAGCCGGGAACTCCACGACATGGACGGATCCGAACGAGGCTTTTGAGGCCAAGGTCAAGGCTGCGGTGGACGCAGTGTTCAACGATGCCGCGGTGGCCAAGGTGGTGGGTGACTTCGTGGCCCGCATTGATGCTTATGCCTCTTCCAACTCGGTATCCGCCAAGCTGGTCCAGTTGACGATGCCCGGCGTGCCGGACGTCTACCAGGGCAGCGAATTCTGGGAACGGTCCCTGACGGACCCGGACAACCGCCGGCCGGTGGACTTTACTGCCCGGGAGGCTGCACTGGCAAAGCTCGACGCCGGCACCTTGCCGGACGCGGGCACAGAGGCCAGCAAGCTTTTGGTCACCTCGCGGGCCCTCCGCCTGCGCAGGGACCGGCCGGAGCTGTTCCAGGGATACGCGCCGGTGCCAGCCACCGGCCCGGCTGCCGGGCACCTGCTCGCATTTACACGCGGAACGGATGTTGCCTCCGGAGCCCTCACGCTTGCCACCCGGTTCCCCGCCGGACTGGAAGTCGGGGGCGGCTGGCGGGACACCGCCGTCGACCTTTCCACTGCGATGCGCGACGAGCTGACGGGAGAGGGCTATGGACCAGGTCCGGTTGCGGTGGCCGACCTGCTGGGAACCTACCCGGTGGCCCTGCTGGCACCGGTGGACGGAGAAATGCCATGA